Within Phycodurus eques isolate BA_2022a chromosome 7, UOR_Pequ_1.1, whole genome shotgun sequence, the genomic segment CTTCTTACCATTTGTGTAGAGTGCTAGTGTGCATATCTGTTTGCCCATGTGTATTGTCACATCTAATACTATTGATGAACCTCATGTGAACGTGGTtagtttgtgttgaataattgacTTATGAACAcagtttatgtaacatgggtttacgattgtgtacatgctagatgcatggtgttgataCTTTATGATCCTCTTtggctttgctgccatcttctgaaaaactaaaaacatttcTCTTCCCAACACTGGTGACTAAAGATACAGTAATTCCGTTTCTGAAACAGAAATGGTTTGCTCCCCTTTCTGGCCCATGTCAAGGTCTGATTTGTTAACATATCAAATTACATTTCTCCAGCTATTTACAGGGGATACGGACCAAACCcttctacaaaaaaataaaaaaagaataattgacactcccacaaaatgtttttgtctatcTTAATATCTTATCTTTTCCCCCACAAAATTGCTTTTGCCAACATAGATCTCTGACACTTCTGACACTacttactactttcctattagctaagttttggcgccatcttgtggcatcgtaGTGCGTTACAAAAGGGATATACAGGGTTTAGTATTTGGAATGTAATAGTGCCACTATGGTGACTctgtaaacgtgaaatatgaattaaaatcgtccatgaTTTCTTCCGTTCCAGaagtttttctgccgagaggcctgaaatcagctcaTTCCCTTTCCACTCCCtagccagtgctgtcaacataacacgtGCTTTCACAAATGGGTCTTCTCTACggaagcaaccaatcagaggaaaggggactTAGCCAAATGTGGACAAAAGAAGTGGCTCCACAGTTTGGTTTTACTTCTGCAGTgtgataaaataattaaagaaaTGCACAAGTTGCATGAGTTCACGTGTCCGTGACAAGCTTCTCAGGTGTACTGAAAGCAAACTAAGAGAGACAAGCAAGCAACCACGTCATATCCAcaatccttcaaaataaaagctcaaacCCATGAAAATACAGGAAGCGTCCCAGACGTTCCCAAAATAAAGCCACAAACGTTTAATAATTACTCTATTGAAACGTCCCAGACGTTCCCAAAATAAAGCCACAAACGTTTAATAATTACTCTATTGAAATATAAAACGGCGGCactgtgggcgactggttagagcgtcagcctcacagttctgaggacccgggttcaatccccggccccgcctgtgtggagtttgcatgttctcctcatgcctgcgtgggttttctccgggcactccggtttcctcccacatcccaaaaacatgcattaattggagactctaaattgcccgtaggcatgactgtgagtgcgaatggttgtttgtttgtatgtgccctgtgattggctggcaaccagttcagggtgtaccccgcctcctgcccgatgatagctgggataggctccagcatgccagcgaccctagtgaggagaagcggctcagaaaatggatggatggatggatgaaatgtaaaacgaaaacaaaccaaaaattttggtgaaattaataaatgaataaaattacGAACATTATCAATGTTATTTTCCTACCTGCTGCACGAGTTTGCTGtgttgtttaatatttttctatatttgttATTCTGTTGAGTAaaacttgttttaatatttttttatgtttctcttttttatttacttcgtatgttaataaaatgttgaactactctCGTTTCTTTTTCAGTACAGGCACTTGAAAATTGACATCTTAAAAACTCGCAATAATGGTGAAAAATACGTGTTCATcgtttttttgccttattggcCAGCCCAAGGTTGGTATACAATCAGCAAAGAATATTTATTTCGGTGTATCACTAATACAAACTGCATATAATAGCTTGATGGATTGGCTTCAGCAAGTTTAATAAAAttgaagaatgtcaaagtggccctcTGTATGAAGCCAGAGGGAGGAGTTTGGACATCCCTGTCCTTTAATAAAAAGGGAGCGGGACGGCAAACTCACAATTTCCAGGTTCTCCTCAAAGTCTTCGCTCTCGACAACCTGCAGGAGAGGTTTGAGCTTCTCCTTCAGCCGCTTGGCCTCTTTGCCCGGCAGCAGAAGACGCAGCCTCATGTGGGCCCGCTGGATCTGCATGGTCTCCTTCAGCTGCCTGATCACCTCCAGAGCCTGCACACATCACAAAACATCATGTTTACAACTCACAAAAACTTTGGAATACTGGTATTATATATCATCACCGTTGTAAACTGTCATGTGTTTTTTCTTGCAATTTCTGACTTTGGTCTCATAAAAAAATGGTTGACATATTATAATTTTAGCTCAACTTTATTCCAgtgaaattatgacttttttcataaaattatgatttttttcatgatattacaattttattctcataatattatgttACTGTTGTAGAATTTAGCTTTTATTGAGTAATAAAAGTACTACCTTTTCATGCAAATTCTGACTTTGttctaataaaatgtaaaattaaaatttttactcctgtaaaattacaactttattctcataaaattgcaacttttgtCTCGTAATTTTACGTCAGCGTCGAAAaaatttacaatattaaataatgATATAACAGAAatgtattctcataaaattaccacattattattgtaaaattgtaactttaaaattaaaactatttttgtgAAGCAGTCACTCTttgaatattttccttttttcttgcaaaatgaCCACCTTATTCTCCATAAATTGTAACTTCTTAATTACAACACTGACTTTGTACTTATGATTCTAGTGtataattttatatttgtaatgtttgtttttccctaAGTGAGTGAAACGCGTCACCCACGGTGTCATCACCTGCTGCTTGGTGCTCTTGTTGGCCTTGACAGAGTAGTGGATGTCCTTCATGCCACGCTCGATCAGGCTGACTGTGTACGGCCTCTTGGTGTCGGGGTTGACACACTTGTCGGCCACGATGGTGGCGATGTCCCTGAACATGGTCTCCAGCTGACACTGCCGTTCCTTGTCGGACACCTGGAGCTCCCCTTTGGCCAGGATCTGTTCGGACAGAACACAGAAGAGGTTGGCGTGTTGGGATTTCTAAGCAGGTTTTCCCATTACATTAATCGCAAGGCCATTGTAGGTCAATTGCAATGTGGTATTTAGaggtgaagtaaaaataaacaactgacaaAATGTAGCTGCATaattgtgcacaccctcttataactggggatgtggctgtgctccgaattaaccaatcacattcaaaatcatgttaaatgggtgtcagcacacacctgacacTAGGGCTTGACGATAGGACCTAAAATTCAGCTCATGGTATAAATTGAATCCCTTCACGGTAATGGCATATATCgcaaaataaatccatccatccatccatccatcatccattttctgtaccgcctatccttactagggttgcgggcgtgctggagcctatcccagctatcttcgggcgagaggcggggtacaccctgaactggtcgccagccaatcgcagggcacatataaacaaacaaccattcgctttcacattcacacctatggggaattttAGAGGATTCAATCAGCCTACCACGCAaccttttgggatgtgggaggaaaccggactacctggagaaaccccacccaggcacggggagaacatgcaaacttcacagaggcgaggccgggattttaacTATGAGGCttgtgtgctaaccagttctcCACCGTTCCGCCTCGCAAAATAAATGTCAGTGTAGAAATTATAAAGGAAGCATTTATGAATGGATGTTTTGGTTAATATATTTACAGATTTGATAAGACTGATCCGAAAAGCTTTTACCGCATACCGAAGAAACCTAATGTTAGTCGAAAGCTTTGAATCGCAGGAAATAACGTGAAACCTACTGACAATGACCGTGTTTACTTTGAACACTTTATATATGGTAAGACAAACaactttgattttgttttgcaatatattATGATATTCGatattgtattgttacaatttcattgttatattatctttgTCTAAGTAGAGGAAGACTAGCAAAGTAAGAAtttcattgtgttttactgttcatATGACAATAAAAATCTTGAATCTTTCATACTTTTCGTATTAGGCACAAAAGGGCAATGACAAAAGCAGTCTTGGCTACACTCCATATGTAaacataatattttaatattatatataaaaggaAGTTGCATTTGGATTTAATTTATGAGGCACTCTCACCGGTGCACACCCTTTCAAGGTGCAACACCGAAGTTCAGCACAGGGTTAGCCGCAAGCTATCTAGCTTCAGCTTGTACTGTACTGGCTGGTACAGCACAATCGAGCCAAGCATTCCCACATTCTTTTCTGAGCAGCTGATAAAGCAGGGACTAATGTACGGGGACGCACTGGTCTTTTAACCAGGTCAGAGCCGGGGGGGGAAGTTGAGTGACCAGACATGCATGAGTTATTCCTATACTAAGACAGATATGATGACGTCATCAATAAGCTTTAATCACAATTGGTCGGTTAAGTCCAAATATATACCTTCTACTGATTATACCCTTTACATTGTACACCCCTCCTACCTCCCTAACCCAATAAAGTTCAAATGTTGTAGTAGTCTTTTCCTGACCATCTCAAGACAGTATATTACTATACATAAGCAACAATCTGAATGAATTTAGGAATATTACCTCACATTTATATGAAACAATCAAATTGATTGTTTTCCTGATGCTGTCACTACCGTGATTCACTGTAGGTAAGGTGTTATCTGGGTGATAAGCAGtgttgtgcaaccacattatctcagatGTTTAATTTTACCTCTCCTCTTGatgttgtctctctctcttttaatcttttatatccactgtatgaaTAACGATAtgttttgcatttgtatttgaaattgGTCATTTTGATTTGATAAATTTGAAAGTTGCTCGTAAGCTGATAAAGTgtccgtccccccacccccaccaccgaTGGCTAGAGTGTAAACATTAATATTACGCTGGATCAGTGACAAGGATTTTTACTAGACCTGCTTGCAGATTTCAGTCAAGTCATCTGTGCCAAAAGCTTTGCTCAAGTCGTCCTTTTTGGCCACCTGTCCTTTGGAGACATTGACGAAAACGGAGTTTGTCTGCAAAACCTCATCCAGATCTTTCTCCCTGCGGACAAAAGCACATGTGACACGTTTATGTTTAACATGTACCTTGAAAGCGAGCTGCAACGAGCCGTGCCTTGGCTGAATAAAGGTTGACAATGGATTAAACAACGACATTCAGAATTCATAAGAGAATGTATTTGCACAACAAACATTGATATGGGGATATGGGGTGTGTGTTATGCAAGACTATTGAAAATCACATTCGACGCTCTACTTACGCTCCGGATCGCCAGCTGAGAACCTTATTCTTGTAACAGGCAATTTCGAACCGCTTGCCTCCTTTCTTCATCCGCACCACCGCCACATTCGTGAGCCGTATTTGGTTTGTCGGTGTAAATATGGACATGTTTACGTCTAACTACTGCTTGTTTGAAGAAGATAAATGTGTTCTTAAAACGGTTTCCTATGTGACGTCACTGTGTGTTAATCAAATTAGAGTCCGTTGAGAAACAGCAATGGTGAGCAAAGGTCCCCCAGTCTAATCGTGCTGAAACCCTTAAAAGGACATAACAAACATCTAAATCGATAACAAAACAAACTCAATATTTTCTTAgaataaaaacagtatacagTGTAATAACAGTATACAACAAAGTAGGGGAAAGGTAAAATTCCAGTCAATTAAGGTTGAGACCGTCAAGAAACGGCAATGGCGAACAATTCCGTTCCAAACATCAAAACcgagaaaagaaaatgtaattggGTGTAAAAATGAATGATTTGTGATTAACgtaaaaaacaaagaagggaAAACGCAAACAAAAGTTGATCTTATAGTCACGTTATTTCCCCCTAAATGAACGTCACAAACATCTAAATCGACAAAACTGTACTTTataattcaaatatatatatatttttaaataaggcTGCTATATCTGGTTTGTGAAGAATGTAAACAACAAAGTAGGTGAAAGGTAAGAAACTTCCAGTCAGGACGAATGTAGGGGGGACAACTGTGCCTGAAaacgagaagaagaagacgcTACGTGCCTGAAGGACCTTAAAGAGTTTCGGTGAGGCGCCTGTTTAAAAACTATCTACAGCTTACTTATGTACGTTTCTTGCTTCCGTTTTTATTCTGCACAACGCTTGGTCCGTTCAAATCGTGTTTGTTGAGAGTTgtagtttgtgtttgttttgtttttttctgcggCTCCTGCCTTCACCGCTTCAAGGGATATGTTGTCACTCTTTGCCAAGTCCGCTCTCTCAACATGTAAGTCATCAATGTGCTCTGTTGCGTTTTCCAAACGTCACATATTAAGTGCTAATGCAGGCCAGCTAACAATTGCTGTGTTTTAATTTGCTGTTATTggcttgggggtgggggtgttagTGACTATTTGTGTGAAGGTTCACGTTGAAACTGACACAAAGAGGACGTCATGGTTGGTTTAATGGGCAACACGGTCCAGTCATATTGAGTTGCTGTGTTTGGAATCACGCCCCCTCCACTTTTTCGTGCCCTATATTGTTATGTAGTGCTGTACGAATGTGTAGCTAGTCCCACAATAcatcttgaaaagtagtgaaCCAGAGTGAACAATGATTGTCAAATGTATCACATGGTGCATTGCGCCGATACAGAAAActgattttgtgttttcaagACAAATTCATGAgttatagcatgaaaatagctTTAATATAAGTAGAGCAGCAAAGATGGCCATAAAGTggttattttgtattaattttgtaaATTACACTTATCTTAAAACAATATTATGTTATTCAACTGTATTATTTTGTGtcttatacaaaaaaaatccacaagcTGACATTGATCCAgtgtgttgttgtcatgtaataGCAATGATGTGAAAGAAATGGCCCGCCCGCCTGAGAAGTGttccaaaacaaattttaatatGGCTGATGTATATGATCTGTATAGTCCATTGTATAAAAATTaggttttacacgatcaggatttttgggaccgatcgacgagttaaaaaacaaaacaagatggagcagtatgtctatttaaatgacatttacagTTTATACTTATGTAATGCATACtaagtatcttcaaaaatattctctagtcaggttatgtattctaatcagtcaggtcaaaccaacattacaacatgacagaaataatgggtgccaacttactgtagttaaaataatttaataatttatgtaattaaattacttcacacacactgaaactttagagcataacgttttgttggctgcttgtgagcggtatcgtattaaaagtacatgaacatacctcaagcaatccttgaacgaacgtcttctgctgagcaccggtgaccatcacctccacacgttttcccccattttggtcttttttgactaacacaatacacgcgcgatctattgttgttgttatggccgtggtaatgagtgtatctggttttgtttcatttgacaAAGCACAGTGATCGAAAATGAGGTCAAAAGACACACggaaaggctaaaaataaactagctgttggattcaaatatactgtatacgacgGCGACGCAGTGTAAATGTCTTCGGATCCGCGAATTATGAGATTAAAGTCGAGCAGCCAATCaggataaaatgctaattattggccgataccgatcaagccgatcagatcggtgttaAGTCTAATAAAAATCCCAGGTAGTGATTCTCATAGTGTGATTGATACTAGTACTATTAGTGGTAGGGAAAACAATCACTGCCCAagtagtacagttcagttgtatttaactttgtggTAAAGTACATGCATTTAATTTTAGTCTTTTAATCTTACTACTAATACATTACTACTTACtactaatacatttaaattcatttattatctaagtaaattttttaatgactttctttttttaatagacaGGGGATCCGGGCCCTGCAGCCAAACAGTCATCCGGGCCATGTCGTCGTCCGGCGGTACCACCGCCCCGTACACCACCCTGGCCATCAGCCGTCCAGCACAGGCGGTCACACATGTGGAACTCCACCGTCCCAACAAGCGCAATGCCATGAATAAAGCTTTCTGGAGGCAGGAATcactttaatattttttttaaaaagatgataTAACTCAGGGAGAGCCCTAAACTCATACGAGATGGGGAAAATCTTTTTGATTGTTGCAACAATATATAGTTAACATGCTCAAAAAATTCTAATTAATAATATGACTATCATTCCTGGACAGTTGTGGAAGTAAATCAAGAGCAGATTCTCTAGAAATGGTAAATTAGAGCACATCAGGTGTTGCAGTGTCTTGCGACGGTGTTGCCCATTTGCTTACCCAGAAGGCCAAGTTGTTTGCGGTAAttatctaaaacaaaacaaaaaattgtgtTTCATGCACCAAATCGTTGAATGAATATCTCTGGCTTTGTGATTCAAAACTGAGCATGATTTTCTTCACGACCACATTTGTAATCTCCCTCAGTGAGATGGTGGACTGTTTTAACGAGATCTCGGGTGACCCGGACTGCAGAGTGGTGGTGGTCTCTGCCGCAGGGAAGGTCTTCACAGCAGGTATTACAAGTTTTGTTTCAAAGTTGAATCTTTTTATGTGGATttcagaacaaattaaattctctctgcgtgtgtgttttcGTCCAGGAATTGATCTGGTGGACATGGCTGCTGACGTGCTGCAGCCCGACGGCGACGACACGGCCCGAATTTCTTGGAACCTCAGAAAGACCATCAGCAAGTATCAGGACACGTTCTCAGTCATCGAGACGGTAGTCACACTTATGATTGcctatgtattattattgttattaaatactttatgaataaataattttcttgCTGTAGTGTCCAAAGCCAGTCGTGGTAGCTGTCCATGGAGCCTGTGTGGGAGGAGGTAGGATAATGTCATCACATTCaaacattaaaattaatttaaaattagaTAGACACTTTATTCATCCCA encodes:
- the sbds gene encoding ribosome maturation protein SBDS produces the protein MSIFTPTNQIRLTNVAVVRMKKGGKRFEIACYKNKVLSWRSGAEKDLDEVLQTNSVFVNVSKGQVAKKDDLSKAFGTDDLTEICKQILAKGELQVSDKERQCQLETMFRDIATIVADKCVNPDTKRPYTVSLIERGMKDIHYSVKANKSTKQQALEVIRQLKETMQIQRAHMRLRLLLPGKEAKRLKEKLKPLLQVVESEDFEENLEIVCLVDPGCYRELGELIRCETKGRGSVEVVSLKDVEEGDEKL
- the ech1 gene encoding delta(3,5)-Delta(2,4)-dienoyl-CoA isomerase, mitochondrial isoform X2, translating into MDMLSLFAKSALSTYRGSGPCSQTVIRAMSSSGGTTAPYTTLAISRPAQAVTHVELHRPNKRNAMNKAFWSEMVDCFNEISGDPDCRVVVVSAAGKVFTAGIDLVDMAADVLQPDGDDTARISWNLRKTISKYQDTFSVIETCPKPVVVAVHGACVGGGVDLITACDIRLCTQDAWFQVKEVDIGLAADVGTLQRLPKVIGSRSLVNELALTARKMYADEALNSGLVSRVFADKEAMMAGALEMAGEVAARSPVAVQGTKVNLIYSRDHSVAEGLNYMATWNMSMLQTQDVMKSAQASMEKKSIKSVTFSKL